CGGCGTGGATGGCCAGGATCGCATCGTTTCGATCGTAGGGGCCGGACATCCATACCTCGAATTGATGGCGCCGGACCTCCTCTTCCAGGGCGCTGATCTCCCGTTCCAGATCCGCTGTCAGGGCTTCCTCTCCTTCCGCCTCCGCCAGATCCAGCAGCTCCCGGGCTTCCTGGATCCGATGGCGCAGGCGGAGCCAGCTTTCCACTTCCTCTTTCAGCCGGCCCAGTCGCTTCATCAGCTCCTGAGCCCGGGCCGGCTGATCCCAGAGGTCCGGCCGCGCGGCTTCCTCTTCCAACTTCTGGATCTCCAGCTGCTTCTTCGGGATGTCAAAGACGGTCCAGAAGATCCTCCAGGGTCAGCGTCAACGTCTCCAGCCGTTCCCGCAACTCACTCATGGATCCCTCCTCAGTTTGCAAAAGTTCCATCGAACAATCCGTCCACAAAGGCATCCGCATCAAACGGCAGCAGATCCTCAAGCCCCTCCCCAACCCCGACGAACCGCACCGGCAGGCCCAACTCCCGTGCGATGGCGAAAACGGCCCCGCCCTTGGCTGTTCCGTCCAATTTGGTGAGGATCAGACCCGTGACGCCCACCGTCTGATGGAACTCCCGGGCCTGCGGGAGGGCGTTCTGACCGGTGGTCGCGTCCAGCACCAGCCAGACCTCGTGGGGAGCGTCCGGGATCACCTTCGCGGCGACGTTCCGAACTTTCTTCAACTCCTGCATCAGATTGTATTTGGTGTGAAGCCGCCCCGCGGTGTCCGCAAGGACGAGGTCATAGCCCCGGGCCCGGGCGGCCTGCAAGGTATCAAAGAGCACCGCTCCGGGGTCGGCCCCGGGCTGGCCGCTAATGCAGGGCACTCCGGCCCGCTCCGCCCAGATCTCCAGCTGCTCCCCGGCTGCGGCCCGGAAGGTGTCCGCCGCCGCCAGCAATACCCGTCGGCCCTGCCGCTGGAACTGATACGCCAGCTTGGCGACCGTGGTGGTTTTCCCGGAACCGTTCACCCCCACAACCAGCACCACCTCCAGCGGCCTCCGGCCCAGGTTCAGCGGTGGAGGATCCCCCAGGATCGCCCGCAGCTCCTGTTTCAGCAACGTCCGGAGGGAATCCGCCCGGGTGATCCCCTCCCGGCGAACCCGCTCCCGCAGGCGATCCATGAGCTCCATCGTCACCCGGACCCCCACGTCCGCCTGGATCAGCGCCGCCTCCAGGTCCTCCCACAGGGCCTCGGTGATCTCGGTCGCCCCCAACAGCTGGGCGATCCGACCGAAGGCCGCCTGGCGCGTCCGCGCCAGGCCATCCCGCAATGATTGAAGCACCCCGCGCATGAAGGATTTTCGCTCCGTGCTGGGCTCAGGTATGAATTATAAACCGGACCGCTGAAAGCTTCCCGGCGGGAACTTTCCCTTCCCGCAGCGCTCTGGATGGGGATTTACGGCCATTTCCCAAGAAATCCCGAGGGGTCGTATGATCAAAGCGTTCGCTCATAGCGAAGGCCTTTCCCGCGGTCCTTCCGGCCGCCGGACTTTTGCCGGAGGATGTTCGAAGGCTTAGGGCCATTCGTCTGTTCCTTCCGACGAACCGGGATCCGGAAGGCATAACCGGACGAAGCGATCATAAGAAATTGAAAACGCCTATGCGCACTGCAGGAACCTCCCGAAACAGACTCTGGGGAATCGGGTTGAACGCGCTGGCCGCCTGTGGCGCGCTGTTCCTGGCGATGTGGGCGCTGGATCGGATTCGACCGCTTCCTCCCCTGCCCACGCCTCGCCCCACTTCCACTCCCTTGCCCACGCCGACTCCCCGTCAACCCTTTACCTATACCATACAGCCTGGGGATACCCTTGGATCCATTGCCGCCCGCTTCGAGATCCCCCTGGATGCTCTGCTGGAGGCCAACCATTTGAGCGCCGAAACCACCATCTATCCTGGGCAGACCCTATGGATTCCCACGGGCAGTCCGGTTCCTCCCCTCAGCCCTCCGCCTCCGCCGACCTCCTCTTGGCCTTCCCCCCCGCCGGGCGGGGTTGATTTGCAGATTCTTGCAGTGAAAGCGCCCGGGGATCTGGCCGCAGAAGCGGTGGTCCTGGTGAACAAAGGGATCACACTGAGTCTGGCGGGATGGCAGATGGAGGATGAAGAGGGACATCGGTTTACGTTCCCGGCGCTGACGCTATGGACCGGAAGCGCCGTAACCATCCATACGCGCGGAGGAGCGAACACCGCCACGGATCTTTACTGGGGTCGGACGGAAGCCGTGTGGCGGCCTGGCGAACGAGGCGTTCTGAAAGATGCGGAGGGCCGACCGGTGCTGGAGTTTCGCGTCCCCGGGTCTCCATAGAGCAGGGAGCAGGCGCCCACGGAGTCCGATGGTGCCCTGTTCCCTTTCCCATGGCTTTGGGAGGACGCGTCCCATCCTCTCGATCCGAGCCTGAACGCGTTGCCTGCATCCGATTGCCTCAGGATTTCCCCTGACCATTATCCGCGGGGAATCGCCGTCCGACGCTCCAACGTCCGGACCAGGAGGGAGAGCAACAGGGTCATGGCTAAGTAGAGAAGGGCGACGGTATTGTAGACCTCAAAATACCGGAAAGTGCCCGCCGCCCGTTGACGACCCACATACATTAACTCGGGGACCGCGATCGCTGAGGCGAGGGCGGTATCCTTGAGCATCGCGATGAAGTCGTTCCCCAGCGGAGGCAACACATTCCGAATGGCCTGTGGAAGGATGACCAAGCGCATCGCCTGCCAGTAGGTCATGCCCAGACTGCGAGCCGCTTCCATCTGCCCCTTGGGGATCGACTCGATCCCCGCCCGGTAAACCTCAGCCAGATAGGCCCCGTAGCCA
This genomic interval from Thermoflexus sp. contains the following:
- the ftsY gene encoding signal recognition particle-docking protein FtsY; protein product: MRGVLQSLRDGLARTRQAAFGRIAQLLGATEITEALWEDLEAALIQADVGVRVTMELMDRLRERVRREGITRADSLRTLLKQELRAILGDPPPLNLGRRPLEVVLVVGVNGSGKTTTVAKLAYQFQRQGRRVLLAAADTFRAAAGEQLEIWAERAGVPCISGQPGADPGAVLFDTLQAARARGYDLVLADTAGRLHTKYNLMQELKKVRNVAAKVIPDAPHEVWLVLDATTGQNALPQAREFHQTVGVTGLILTKLDGTAKGGAVFAIARELGLPVRFVGVGEGLEDLLPFDADAFVDGLFDGTFAN
- a CDS encoding LysM peptidoglycan-binding domain-containing protein gives rise to the protein MNALAACGALFLAMWALDRIRPLPPLPTPRPTSTPLPTPTPRQPFTYTIQPGDTLGSIAARFEIPLDALLEANHLSAETTIYPGQTLWIPTGSPVPPLSPPPPPTSSWPSPPPGGVDLQILAVKAPGDLAAEAVVLVNKGITLSLAGWQMEDEEGHRFTFPALTLWTGSAVTIHTRGGANTATDLYWGRTEAVWRPGERGVLKDAEGRPVLEFRVPGSP